A region of the Roseiflexus sp. RS-1 genome:
ATACGGTACAGGACCCGCTCGTCAGGATGACGGTCAGCCAGGCGCCCGCCGAAGTGATACCCGACTGCCAGGTAGACCAGCGTCAGACCGATAATTGCAGCCCAGATCGGCTGCGACGTGCCGAAATAGGGGGCAAGCAGGCGTGAGGCGATCATCTCGACGCCCAACGTGCCGACACCGCACAGGAAGACGGTGCTGAGCAACACACGTGCAGAATGGGACGTCGTCCGAGAGATTTCTGACGATGTGACGATGACCTCCTGGTTCATTGACCAGACTTTCCAGGGAATCAGTCCTGACCGGCTCGAAAACAACCTGCTCCTCTGCCGGCGTATCCTGCCCGATCAGGCAATGATCATCACAATGCGGAGCGGATTAGCATGCTGATAGCCTGTAGCAATAACATTGCAATAATCGGCGAAAAGTCGAACATCATCGTTTGTGGCAGGATGCTGCGGATCGGCGCCAGGATCGGTTCCGTCAGATCGCGAAGCATCTGCGTGATCCGCATATTGCCCAGCGGATCGACCCATGAGAGCAGCACGCGAAAAAGAATTGCCAGCGACAACACTTCTATCAGGAGAAAGATGAAACTTTCGATAAAACTCGACGGCATACCTGCCCGCCTCCTCACGCAGCATCTGTTCAGAACACCAGCATTATACCAGACCTTACCCTTAACCTTCCAATCTTGCCCGCACCGCAGCCGCATGCGCCGCCAGACCTTCGGCATCTGCCAGACGCGCCGCAGCCGGTCCGATCCGGCGCAGTGCTGCATCGTTCAGCGCCACAAGCGAGATCATTTTACGAAAATCGTCCACATTGACCGGGGAAGCAAAGCGGGCGGTTCCGCCGGTCGGCATGATATGCGATGGTCCGGCCACATAGTCGCCAAGCACCTCGAAGGAACGTTCGCCAAGGAACACACCGCCCGCGTTACGCACCTTTCCGACATGGCGCCAGGGATCATCGATCAACAGACAGAGATGTTCCGGCGCGTATTCATTGGCGATCTCAAAGGCGGTATCGAGATCGGGAACCAGCACGACACCGCCACGCCCGGTCATGGCAGCAGCAGCGGCGGCGGCGTTCTGTGTCGGAAGCAGTTCGAGTTGCCGCGCAACTTCCGCCTGAACCTGCGTGGCAAGCGCCCGATCAGGCGTGATCAGAATCGCGGACGCAAGCACATGTTCCGCCTGCGCCAGCAGATCGGCGGCGACCAGGCGCGGATTGGCGTGCGCATCGGCGATGACCAGCGTCTCGGTAGGACCAGGGAGCGACTCGATCCCGACGACACCGTAGACCGCACGCTTTGCCAGCACCACGAAGAGATTGCCAGGACCGACGATCTTATCGACACGCGGCACGCTTGCCGTGCCATACGCCATTGCTCCAATCGCCTGCGCGCCGCCAATGGCGAACACCCGTGAAACTCCCACGGCAGCTGCGGCAGCAAGCACGGTCGGATCGATCTCGCCGTTGCGCTGCGGCGGTGTACAGACGATGATCTCCTCAACACCGGCGACGCGCGCCGGAACTGCGGCATGCAGAAGGGACGATGGAAGCGGCGCAGCGCCACCCGGAACATAGATGCCGACCCGTCGCAACGGTGTGATGATCTGCCCGAGCGCTCCTTCAGCGTCGAACTCGATCCACGAGGTGCGTACCTGACGTTGATGGAAGCGTGTGAGCCTGGCAATTGCCAGATTGATCGCTTCCCGCAGTGCAGGATCGAGCGCAGCCAGCGCCGCAGCGCAATGTTCCGGCGCAATCTCCAGCGGACCGGCGTAATTATCGAGACGCTGCGCCCAATCACATAATGCATCATCACCGCGTTCGCGCACATCACGCAGGATCTGATCAACCGCTTCGGCAGGAGTCAACCGTGCGCCAAAGCGCTCCTCGATAGCATTCAGCAGCGATACAGGAACATCGATCTCATCGAAGGGCACACGCCGCAGAATAGTGCGACGGGCAATAGAAAGATCTTCGAAGACAGGAATGGTCATGGCGTCTGTTCCTCGAGCAACTCCAGCAAACGATGATAACTGCTGCAGGTTGCATCGAACACATACTGCGCCGGTACAACCGTGATGGTGTCACCGCCGAGTTGACGGAGATGCGCCGTCAGATCGAGCACCCGATCCTGTGGTATAAGCAGCGTGACCATGTACCATCCGGGTGCACCCGCAGCGCGCGACGTGCTGGGCCAGACCGGCGCTATTGTCGGTCCCTGCACACCGGCAAGGTCAGAGCGGACCGCCACACGACGTCCCACATCTTCCACCGACTCACCGGCGATATTCGCCGTCACCTGCACGAAACGACGCGCGCGCCGCCGCGCCTCGACCAGTTCCAGCACGGTACGGGTTGCTGCCAGCGCCGCAGGATTGGCGCGCAAACAGCGACGACTCGCGATCAGACATGCCTGAGTACGGAGAATCGGCTCGCCAACGATCTTCAACTGGTTATCGCGCAGCGTCACGCCGGTTTCCGTAATATCCACAATGATGTCGGCGTACCCAAGCCCCGGCGCTGCTTCGGTCGCCCCCTGCGACTCAACGAGACGGAAGTAGTTAATGCCATTCGCATAGCAGAAACGACGGGTCAGCGACGGGTATTTGGTTGCAATACGCAGCGGACGGCCCTGACTGTGCAACTCGACTGCCAGATCCGCCAGATCATGCCAGGACGTCACATCGATCCAGGTCTCCGGGACGGCGACGACCAGTTCGGCAGCGCCATAGCCAAGATCATCAAACAAAACGATCAGATCATCACGGTCGCCGCGCAGTTCTTCCACCAGATCAAGACCGCTAATCCCGAGATCGATTTCGCCTGCCGCCACTTTTTCGACGATGTCTGTCGGTCGATGAAGCAGCACGTCTGCTCCGGGAAGTGCGCGAATGGAAGCCGTGTAACGGCGTGGATTCGGGCGCGCCACGCGCAATCCGGCGCTCTCAAGAAAGGCGATCGTACCATCGTACAAACTGCCCTTCGATGGTATGGCAAAACGCAACGTCATATCGCTTCTCTGAAGAATTGCCATCTCTCCGAAACCGGCCATCCCGCCATGCTAGGCGTCGCGCATGATACGACGCAGGAGTACAACAAGACGACTGAGACCGACCACCGCCAGCACGCCAGCGATCAACGCTCCCATTGAACCGATCTCGACACGCACAACAGTCGCCAGGCTGCCGGCCACAAACGCCACCCCTGCAACAATCAGTAAACGAATGAAATGGACACGTCGCAGTGATCGTTCATCAACAATCATATCGGTCAGCGCCAGACGCCGATCAAGATCGGCGAGACGCCAGGCAACCAGCGTCATAACCAGACCAGCAAGCGGAACAAGTGGCGCGACCTGAGTAAATGTCGCACCAGCAGCAACGACGATCAAACCGGGCATGGCAATCGTGCGCGTCCATTCACGCTGAAGGATCGCACCGGTTACCCACACACCGCCAAGGGCAGCTGGCGCCAGCGCAAAGAGCGTCTCACTTGCTGCAATCAGTCCACCCGCGAGCAATGCAGCTGCCAGGACAATCGCGCTAACAACTGCCAGCGATCCGCCGGAACGCGCTGGATGTACAGTCCCCTGCTGCAATGCAGGCGACGCAGTTCTCCCTCCATCCGTGTGTTTTCCGTTCAACGCGATTACCCTCATCGATGAAAAGTTGCTGACGCATCATGCATTGTCCGGGTCGATCCCCAGCGCCCGTAGACGCTCGCGCAGGGCACGGAGCCGCTACTCCGCTTGCGCCCGCTCCTCCGCATCTGCCCGCGCCAGTTCTTCAAAAGTCAGAAACGGGCGACCATCCGGGTAGAACAGGTCCACGCCCTCCTCCGTCACCGCGAACCGCACTCCCAGCAGCGGACTGACCCACCCGTTCATTTCGTCAACCATGCGCAGCCGCGCCCCCTGCCGCACCCATCCTACCGCCTCGCCCTGCTGCGGGTCAATCAGGTAGTACTCGCTCACCCCGTACCGCACGTAGAACTCGTGCTTGCGCGCCATTTCGCTCATGGTGTTGCCCGGCGACCATATCTCGAAGACCACCTGCGGCGGCTGTCCCCCTTCCTCCCATTGGAGATACGCGCTGCGATCTCCCTTCGGGCGGCCGATGGCGACCATCACATCCGGCGCGCGGCGAATGTCGGGGCGCCCTTCCACCGGATACCACAACAGGTCGCCCGCCACGAACACATCCGGGCGGTCGGCGAACAGCGCCGCCAGATTGCCCTGCACTACCGTAATCCAGCGAAATTGCAGCGTGTTGTCCGCCATCGGCTGTCCATCGCTTTCCGGGTAGATGATCGCTGGCTTCGCTGTGGGTATCACGGCGCTCATCATTGTCCCCCTTTCCCGCGTGTGGCGTGAGCGTATGCTCCGGTATCACGCCGCCTCTCGTCATTTCGTTCCCACTGTCGCCCGCAACTGTCGCACCGCTGCACGGTTTGCTGCTCAACCGACTCACTATCACAGGAGCCACAGTATAGCACAGAATTGCGACATTCATCAGCGCTGCATACGCGCCAGCGCCTGCGCCAGTGGCGTCTCCACATTCCAGTCGACAACACGCACCCCAGCCAGATAAAGACGTTGCAGCAGAGCCTGACGTTCGATACGTGCGATCCGCACGGCGAGAGCCGCCCGGGGTCCGA
Encoded here:
- the hisG gene encoding ATP phosphoribosyltransferase, with the translated sequence MTLRFAIPSKGSLYDGTIAFLESAGLRVARPNPRRYTASIRALPGADVLLHRPTDIVEKVAAGEIDLGISGLDLVEELRGDRDDLIVLFDDLGYGAAELVVAVPETWIDVTSWHDLADLAVELHSQGRPLRIATKYPSLTRRFCYANGINYFRLVESQGATEAAPGLGYADIIVDITETGVTLRDNQLKIVGEPILRTQACLIASRRCLRANPAALAATRTVLELVEARRRARRFVQVTANIAGESVEDVGRRVAVRSDLAGVQGPTIAPVWPSTSRAAGAPGWYMVTLLIPQDRVLDLTAHLRQLGGDTITVVPAQYVFDATCSSYHRLLELLEEQTP
- a CDS encoding Uma2 family endonuclease, coding for MSAVIPTAKPAIIYPESDGQPMADNTLQFRWITVVQGNLAALFADRPDVFVAGDLLWYPVEGRPDIRRAPDVMVAIGRPKGDRSAYLQWEEGGQPPQVVFEIWSPGNTMSEMARKHEFYVRYGVSEYYLIDPQQGEAVGWVRQGARLRMVDEMNGWVSPLLGVRFAVTEEGVDLFYPDGRPFLTFEELARADAEERAQAE
- the hisD gene encoding histidinol dehydrogenase; the protein is MTIPVFEDLSIARRTILRRVPFDEIDVPVSLLNAIEERFGARLTPAEAVDQILRDVRERGDDALCDWAQRLDNYAGPLEIAPEHCAAALAALDPALREAINLAIARLTRFHQRQVRTSWIEFDAEGALGQIITPLRRVGIYVPGGAAPLPSSLLHAAVPARVAGVEEIIVCTPPQRNGEIDPTVLAAAAAVGVSRVFAIGGAQAIGAMAYGTASVPRVDKIVGPGNLFVVLAKRAVYGVVGIESLPGPTETLVIADAHANPRLVAADLLAQAEHVLASAILITPDRALATQVQAEVARQLELLPTQNAAAAAAAMTGRGGVVLVPDLDTAFEIANEYAPEHLCLLIDDPWRHVGKVRNAGGVFLGERSFEVLGDYVAGPSHIMPTGGTARFASPVNVDDFRKMISLVALNDAALRRIGPAAARLADAEGLAAHAAAVRARLEG
- a CDS encoding YggT family protein, producing MPSSFIESFIFLLIEVLSLAILFRVLLSWVDPLGNMRITQMLRDLTEPILAPIRSILPQTMMFDFSPIIAMLLLQAISMLIRSAL